In one Cardiocondyla obscurior isolate alpha-2009 linkage group LG17, Cobs3.1, whole genome shotgun sequence genomic region, the following are encoded:
- the Pi3k68d gene encoding phosphatidylinositol 4-phosphate 3-kinase C2 domain-containing subunit beta isoform X3, with amino-acid sequence MSHYGKSTCDQKTAVTDHERKYQEDLEQAKALSLESLALEKYRLEKLRLENLSNVQQACFTQNNVCNTNSVSETDGSQGERSQCRSRPRPGSINTNQKTTISTVILAPPPPIPCRRNSTTATSNQDSSTDLINFTSPVKQDNLAEYCSAAPPPPPKAPLEPKWDTHPSLLKKQSRVSRSNSSVSAYQSRDFRYHSLSPGPRSSTAPCTPGTPGISPIMSRATSVSNTVSDIIPQPAWKSIIFKHFFFTQIPPLPMNYRPTPAICAPFCMDDEQLNVLKVIEKKPNSNLIDLNSFEQTEDKTNVRVSVLEAFDPLLIKTDHENNSMQEHKNDSQSQVSGSVYDPFDPFDYMYSTNESVNSDPVYAAVEKSAKSPAVSPAAPPPLPPRNSAAWNTIERRRTSLDRRQKRQTRLYENVTVIKTTSSLQDCDLKAFHNIIKSIRSEFPFNNPSTNIGYVVSPIMENLYPDGTSIKLVVHPQLPNNDADLVQPITFTCNVNCSVEHVILNVACSLEDEDTVNVEKYCLRVWGLAEYLAPNTTLAQYEYIHLCIKLEKDIELAIMNRAQIKQSIARTLQDDNCDQSLKLEDILPNEPSQPISYDTLIILLETVEKEMERVETAALQLATTNQGSTLLPQLQPHGVVQAVKAVCALMGNIETFEITEAIDNFVNACCQFLPQAHTANIECKKPEIIHEDGDYGVVTLRKKFPDVIASHCHKIRDAIQELVETYCHAFKVNFQLNSKGDFPTNTLIATEVIDTILVRVGALHRLPSTWKHDDYIVAAQIFHGTRPVGNPVLSEPMTVSTNFYPRILFNSWLEFRGISVCQVPREARLVLVLYGRTLQPAEHESNSSAENVMQKEELGWGAIQFFDYDGVMSQGSFFLSLWPAIADKRLGPAPAPGIHPRGDTHPIIGVELPDYGGKVLFPSSSELRDYDVDSLDFNSLDQNTQELLIDITQQDTFSRPPIDEREILWEKRHYLHDRPEALPKVLLAAHSWDWACLPDLHASLRIWSPLPPVQALQLLLPCFPDMKVREMAVDWIRELSNDELVDYLPQLLQAMKHETYEASPLTRFLLERALLSPRVAHYIYWLLNQALPGQSPQNSAEIAVDDDKAISCARYQRRLQLMLRALLAVIGDALRKSFLTQQLLVKNLHEVAENIKVTKESLRIDTLKTGLQNIHCQLMEDNGTCLPLSPSKLVFGINVQTCAYFPSFTLPLKINFISCDNVISPAIFKVGDDLQQDMLTLQMVRIMDKLWLKEGLDLKMVTFACVPTGHKRGMIEMVTDAETLRKIQVEFGLTGSFKDRPIAEWLAKHNPSELEYERAVENFTASCAGYSVATYILGICDRHNDNIMLKTSGHLFHIDFGKFLGDAQMFGNFKRDRTPFVLTSDMAYVINGGDKPSAKFHHFVDLCCQAFNIVRKHGNLILHLFGLMTSSGIPGVTVDAVSYVQKALLPGQTNPEAAATFARMIESSLKNWFTQFNFFLHNLAQMRFSGDHSEGELLSFIPRTYTMQQEGELTSVQVHGYQKRYDPEKYYMYILRIQRKGQPDPTYLFRSYKEFCEFYQKLCIHFPLAKVTSLPSGISVGRSNIKQVADKRRADIEKFLVSLFKMAPEISQSDLVYTFFHPLLRDQKNPDIRLRKVKVGNNWWAEKRVRDNMQSGQIKLALHYVRGTLSVMVCHARGLPKVANAQEPNTYVKVYLKPDPTKATKRKTKVVKKNCHPSFMEMLEYRMPLEVIKERTLEATIWNHDTLQENEFLGGISLPLGRLELTNETIEWFPLGNVR; translated from the exons ATGTCACATTACGGCAAGAGCACCTGCGACCAAAAGACTGCAGTGACTGACCATGAGAGAAAGTACCAGGAGGACTTGGAGCAGGCCAAGGCCCTCAGTCTGGAAAGCCTGGCTCTAGAGAAGTACAGATTGGAGAAGCTGCGATTGGAAAATCTTAGTAATGTGCAACAGGCGTGCTTTACGCAAAACAATGTATGTAATACAAACAGTGTTTCGGAGACGGATGGCTCGCAGGGTGAAAG GTCTCAATGCAGAAGTCGGCCAAGACCAGGATCGATTAACACAAATCAAAAAACTACTATTAGTACGGTAATATTAGCACCGCCACCACCAATACCATGTAGAAGAAACTCAACAACCGCTACGTCGAATCAAGATTCTTCTACggatctaattaattttacaagccCTGTAAAACAAGATAATCTGGCTGAATATTGTTCGGCTGCACCTCCGCCACCacc gAAAGCACCATTAGAACCTAAATGGGATACTCATCCGTCGTTATTGAAGAAACAGTCAAGAGTGTCTCGAAGTAATAGCTCAGTCAGTGCATATCAATCTAGAGATTTTAGGTATCATTCCCTTTCCCCAGGTCCACGATCTTCCACAGCACCATGCACGCCAGGAACTCCGGGAATTAGCCCTATCATGTCAAGAGCTACTAGCGTCAGCAATACCGTATCTGATATTATTCCGCAG CCTGCATGGAAATCTATTatctttaaacattttttcttcACACAG attccTCCCTTGCCTATGAATTATAGACCAACACCTGCCATTTGTGCTCCGTTTTGTATGGACGATGAACAGTTGAACGTATTAAAAGTGATAGAGAAGAAACCAAATAGCAATCTTATAGATTTGAATAGTTTTGAACAAACAGAAGACAAAACAAACGTACGAGTTAGCGTATTGGAAGCATTTGATCCGTTACTTATTAAGACTGATCATGAAAATAATTCCATGCAAGAACATAAAAATG attCACAATCACAAGTTAGTGGCAGTGTATACGATCCATTTGACCCGTTCGATTATATGTATAGCACAAATGAAAGCGTTAATTCGGATCCGGTTTATGCTGCGGTGGAAAAATCAGCAAAATCTCCAGCTGTATCACCAGCTGCACCACCTCCATTGCCTCCTCGAAATTCGGCTGCGTGGAATACTATAGAAAGACGAAGAACTTCATTAGACCGTCGG CAGAAGCGTCAAACACGATTGTATGAAAATGTAACAGTCATTAAAACTACATCGTCTCTGCAAGATTGTGACCTAAAAGCGTTTCACAATATTATAAAGTCTATACGAA GCGAGTTTCCGTTTAATAATCCTAGTACAAATATTGGATATGTTGTTAGCCCAATAATGGAAAATTTATATCCTGATGGTACAAGTATAAAATTAGTGGTTCATCCACAATTACCTAATAACGATGCGGATCTTGTACAACCTATCACTTTTACTTGTAAtg TGAACTGCAGTGTTGAGCatgttattttaaacgttGCCTGTTCCTTGGAAGACGAAGATACGGTGAATGTAGAAAAGTATTGTTTAAGAGTATGGGGATTAGCTGAATATCTTGCACCTAATACAACCTTAGCACAATAcgaatatatacatttatgtattaaattagaaaaagatattgagTTAGCTATAATGAACAGAGCGCAAATTAAACAATCCATTGCTCGAACG tTGCAAGATGATAATTGTGATCAATCTTTAAAACTAGAAGATATTTTACCGAATGAACCGTCGCAGCCTATTTCATAtgatacgttaattattttactgg AGACAGTAGAGAAAGAAATGGAACGCGTAGAAACTGCAGCGTTACAACTGGCAACCACAAATCAAGGCTCTACTTTATTGCCACAACTTCAACCGCACGGCGTAGTGCAAGCGGTAAAAGCAGTGTGTGCCTTAATGGGAAATATCGAGACATTCGAGATTACAGAAGCTATTGACAATTTCGTGAATGCTTGCTGCCAATTTTTGCCTCAAGCTCACACGGCCAATATAGAATGTAAAAAACCTGAGATTATACACGAAGATGGCGATTACGGTGTGGTAACTTTGAGGAAAAAGTTCCCTGATGTAATCGCGTCTCATTGTCATAAAATTCGCGATGCTATTCAGGAACTTGTCGAAACGTACTGTCATGCGTTTAAGgtcaattttcaattaaatagcAAAGGCGATTTTCCGACAA ataCATTGATTGCGACAGAAGTAATCGATACTATTTTGGTACGTGTTGGAGCTTTACACAGGTTACCATCTACTTGGAAACATGATGATTATATAGTAGCAGCTCAAATTTTTCACGGAACCAGACCTGTGGGAAATCCAGTTTTATCAGAACCAATGACAGTCAGTACGAATTTCTATCCAAGAATTCTATTTAATTCATG gTTGGAATTTCGCGGAATAAGTGTTTGTCAAGTACCACGGGAAGCCAGACTTGTGTTAGTTCTTTATGGACGCACGCTGCAGCCCGCGGAGCACGAATCTAACTCATCTGCAGAAAATGTAATGCAAAAAGAAGAACTCGGATGGGGTGCTATACAATTTTTCGATTATGATGG cGTTATGAGCCAAGGGAgtttttttctatctctttgGCCAGCCATTGCAGACAAACGATTAGGTCCGGCACCAGCACCTGGAATTCATCCGCGTGGTGATACTCATCCCATAATAGGAGTAGAATTACCCGATTATGGAGGAAAAGTATTATTTCCCAGTTCTTCGGAATTGCGAGATTATGATGTGGACTCGTTAGACTTTAATTCGTTAGATCAAAATACACAAGAATTACTAATAGATATTACGCAACAAGATACATTTTCGAG ACCGCCTATCGACGAAAGGGAAATTCTGTGGGAGAAAAGACATTATTTACACGATAGACCTGAAGCTTTACCAAAAGTATTACTAGCTGCACATAGTTGGGACTGGGCATGTCTACCGGATTTACATGCGTCACTTAGAATTTGGAGTCCACTGCCTCCTGTGCAGGCGTTACAGTTACTTTTACCGTg cTTTCCGGATATGAAAGTTAGGGAGATGGCTGTGGATTGGATTCGCGAGCTCAGTAATGACGAACTAGTCGATTATTTGCCACAATTACTTCAAGCAATGAAACACGAAACATATGAAGCATCACCTCTAACTCGATTTTTGTTAGAACGTGCCTTACTTTCACCACGAGTGGCtcattatatttattggtTGCTAAATCAAGCGCTGCCGGGACAAAGTCCCCAG aattctGCTGAAATCGCCGTGGATGATGACAAAGCTATTAGTTGTGCTCGTTATCAACGAAGATTACAATTAATGTTAAGGGCATTATTGGCAGTTATCGGAGATGCGTTAAGAAAAAGTTTCCTCACCCAACAGCTACTAGTTAAA AATCTGCACGAAGTGgctgaaaatattaaagttacaaAAGAATCGTTACGAATAGATACGCTTAAAACTGGTTTACAAAATATACACTGCCAATTAATGGAAGACAATGGAACATGCTTGCCATTGTCTCCCAGTAAACTAGTATTTGGTATAAACGTACAGACTTGTGCCTATTTCCCGTCGTTCACTCTCccgttaaaaattaactttatcaGTTGTGATAATGTTATAAGTCCAGCTATCTTtaag gTTGGCGATGATTTGCAACAGGATATGTTAACTCTTCAAATGGTACGTATTATGGACAAATTGTGGTTGAAGGAAGGTCTTGATTTGAAAATGGTAACTTTTGCCTGTGTGCCCACCGGCCACAAACGTGGAATGATAGAAATGGTGACGGATGCGGAAACATTACGGAAAATTCAAGTCGAATTTGGACTAACTGGATCATTTAAGGATCGACCGATCGCGGAGTGGTTAGCGAAGCATAATCCTTCGGAATTAGAATATGAAAGGGCGGTGGAAAATTTCACTGCTTCTTGCGCTGGGTACAGCGTCGCAACTTACATTTTAGGAATTTGTGATAGGCATAATGACAATATTATGCTAAAAACATCTGGTCATTTGTTTCACATTGATTTCGGAAAATTTCTCGGCGATGCCCAAATGTTTGGAAACTTTAAGAG AGATAGAACGCCATTCGTACTGACGTCTGATATGGCATATGTTATAAACGGTGGTGACAAGCCTTCAGCAAAGTTTCATCATTTTGTGGACTTGTGCTGCCAAGCTTTTAATATAGTGCGAAAACATGGCAATCTTATTCTTCATCTTTTCGGACTg ATGACTTCATCTGGTATACCTGGCGTGACTGTGGACGCAGTTAGTTACGTGCAGAAGGCTCTACTTCCTGGACAAACAAATCCCGAAGCAGCGGCAACCTTCGCTCGTATGATAGAAAGCTCATTGAAAAATTGGTTtacgcaatttaattttttcctgcATAACCTGGCCCAGATGAGATTTTCCGGAGATCATAGTGAAGGGGAGCTATTATCCTTTATTCCACGCACATATAC aatgcAGCAGGAAGGTGAGCTAACAAGCGTTCAGGTTCATGGATATCAAAAACGTTACGATCCGGAGAAgtattacatgtatattttacgaataCAACGAAAAGGCCAACCAGATCCAACATATTTGTTTCGATCGTATAAGGAGTTTTGtgaattttatcaaaaattgtgtATACATTTTCCACTCGCAAAAGTTACCAG tttaccCAGTGGAATTAGTGTGGGACGGTCTAATATCAAACAAGTGGCCGATAAACGACGAGCGGATATAGAAAAGTTTCTAGTAAGTCTGTTCAAAATGGCACCGGAAATATCTCAAAGCGATCTGGTATATACCTTCTTTCATCCGTTGTTGCGAGACCAAAAGAATCCCGATATTCGTTTACGTAAAGTCAAAG TTGGAAATAATTGGTGGGCTGAAAAAAGAGTTAGAGACAACATGCAAAGTGGTCAGATCAAATTGGCTCTTCATTATGTTCGCGGCACATTATCCGTTATGGTTTGTCATGCACGAGGGCTCCCAAAAGTTGCGAATGCTCAAGAGCCAAATACATACGTGAAGGTGTATCTTAAACCTGATCCTACAAAGGCGACGAAACGGAAAACCAAAGTAGTTAAGAAAAACTGTCATCCATCGTTCATGGAGATG CTGGAGTATAGAATGCCTCTAGAAGTGATTAAAGAAAGAACGCTCGAAGCAACGATATGGAACCATGATACTTTGCAAGAAAATGAATTTCTCGGTGGTATAAGTTTACCACTTGGACGTCTCGAGTTGACAAACGAAACGATTGAATGGTTTCCGTTAGGTAATGTACGATAA
- the Pi3k68d gene encoding phosphatidylinositol 4-phosphate 3-kinase C2 domain-containing subunit beta isoform X4: MSHYGKSTCDQKTAVTDHERKYQEDLEQAKALSLESLALEKYRLEKLRLENLSNVQQACFTQNNVCNTNSVSETDGSQGERSQCRSRPRPGSINTNQKTTISTVILAPPPPIPCRRNSTTATSNQDSSTDLINFTSPVKQDNLAEYCSAAPPPPPKAPLEPKWDTHPSLLKKQSRVSRSNSSVSAYQSRDFRYHSLSPGPRSSTAPCTPGTPGISPIMSRATSVSNTVSDIIPQPAWKSIIFKHFFFTQIPPLPMNYRPTPAICAPFCMDDEQLNVLKVIEKKPNSNLIDLNSFEQTEDKTNVRVSVLEAFDPLLIKTDHENNSMQEHKNDSQSQVSGSVYDPFDPFDYMYSTNESVNSDPVYAAVEKSAKSPAVSPAAPPPLPPRNSAAWNTIERRRTSLDRRKRQTRLYENVTVIKTTSSLQDCDLKAFHNIIKSIRSEFPFNNPSTNIGYVVSPIMENLYPDGTSIKLVVHPQLPNNDADLVQPITFTCNVNCSVEHVILNVACSLEDEDTVNVEKYCLRVWGLAEYLAPNTTLAQYEYIHLCIKLEKDIELAIMNRAQIKQSIARTLQDDNCDQSLKLEDILPNEPSQPISYDTLIILLETVEKEMERVETAALQLATTNQGSTLLPQLQPHGVVQAVKAVCALMGNIETFEITEAIDNFVNACCQFLPQAHTANIECKKPEIIHEDGDYGVVTLRKKFPDVIASHCHKIRDAIQELVETYCHAFKVNFQLNSKGDFPTNTLIATEVIDTILVRVGALHRLPSTWKHDDYIVAAQIFHGTRPVGNPVLSEPMTVSTNFYPRILFNSWLEFRGISVCQVPREARLVLVLYGRTLQPAEHESNSSAENVMQKEELGWGAIQFFDYDGVMSQGSFFLSLWPAIADKRLGPAPAPGIHPRGDTHPIIGVELPDYGGKVLFPSSSELRDYDVDSLDFNSLDQNTQELLIDITQQDTFSRPPIDEREILWEKRHYLHDRPEALPKVLLAAHSWDWACLPDLHASLRIWSPLPPVQALQLLLPCFPDMKVREMAVDWIRELSNDELVDYLPQLLQAMKHETYEASPLTRFLLERALLSPRVAHYIYWLLNQALPGQSPQNSAEIAVDDDKAISCARYQRRLQLMLRALLAVIGDALRKSFLTQQLLVKNLHEVAENIKVTKESLRIDTLKTGLQNIHCQLMEDNGTCLPLSPSKLVFGINVQTCAYFPSFTLPLKINFISCDNVISPAIFKVGDDLQQDMLTLQMVRIMDKLWLKEGLDLKMVTFACVPTGHKRGMIEMVTDAETLRKIQVEFGLTGSFKDRPIAEWLAKHNPSELEYERAVENFTASCAGYSVATYILGICDRHNDNIMLKTSGHLFHIDFGKFLGDAQMFGNFKRDRTPFVLTSDMAYVINGGDKPSAKFHHFVDLCCQAFNIVRKHGNLILHLFGLMTSSGIPGVTVDAVSYVQKALLPGQTNPEAAATFARMIESSLKNWFTQFNFFLHNLAQMRFSGDHSEGELLSFIPRTYTMQQEGELTSVQVHGYQKRYDPEKYYMYILRIQRKGQPDPTYLFRSYKEFCEFYQKLCIHFPLAKVTSLPSGISVGRSNIKQVADKRRADIEKFLVSLFKMAPEISQSDLVYTFFHPLLRDQKNPDIRLRKVKVGNNWWAEKRVRDNMQSGQIKLALHYVRGTLSVMVCHARGLPKVANAQEPNTYVKVYLKPDPTKATKRKTKVVKKNCHPSFMEMLEYRMPLEVIKERTLEATIWNHDTLQENEFLGGISLPLGRLELTNETIEWFPLGNVR, from the exons ATGTCACATTACGGCAAGAGCACCTGCGACCAAAAGACTGCAGTGACTGACCATGAGAGAAAGTACCAGGAGGACTTGGAGCAGGCCAAGGCCCTCAGTCTGGAAAGCCTGGCTCTAGAGAAGTACAGATTGGAGAAGCTGCGATTGGAAAATCTTAGTAATGTGCAACAGGCGTGCTTTACGCAAAACAATGTATGTAATACAAACAGTGTTTCGGAGACGGATGGCTCGCAGGGTGAAAG GTCTCAATGCAGAAGTCGGCCAAGACCAGGATCGATTAACACAAATCAAAAAACTACTATTAGTACGGTAATATTAGCACCGCCACCACCAATACCATGTAGAAGAAACTCAACAACCGCTACGTCGAATCAAGATTCTTCTACggatctaattaattttacaagccCTGTAAAACAAGATAATCTGGCTGAATATTGTTCGGCTGCACCTCCGCCACCacc gAAAGCACCATTAGAACCTAAATGGGATACTCATCCGTCGTTATTGAAGAAACAGTCAAGAGTGTCTCGAAGTAATAGCTCAGTCAGTGCATATCAATCTAGAGATTTTAGGTATCATTCCCTTTCCCCAGGTCCACGATCTTCCACAGCACCATGCACGCCAGGAACTCCGGGAATTAGCCCTATCATGTCAAGAGCTACTAGCGTCAGCAATACCGTATCTGATATTATTCCGCAG CCTGCATGGAAATCTATTatctttaaacattttttcttcACACAG attccTCCCTTGCCTATGAATTATAGACCAACACCTGCCATTTGTGCTCCGTTTTGTATGGACGATGAACAGTTGAACGTATTAAAAGTGATAGAGAAGAAACCAAATAGCAATCTTATAGATTTGAATAGTTTTGAACAAACAGAAGACAAAACAAACGTACGAGTTAGCGTATTGGAAGCATTTGATCCGTTACTTATTAAGACTGATCATGAAAATAATTCCATGCAAGAACATAAAAATG attCACAATCACAAGTTAGTGGCAGTGTATACGATCCATTTGACCCGTTCGATTATATGTATAGCACAAATGAAAGCGTTAATTCGGATCCGGTTTATGCTGCGGTGGAAAAATCAGCAAAATCTCCAGCTGTATCACCAGCTGCACCACCTCCATTGCCTCCTCGAAATTCGGCTGCGTGGAATACTATAGAAAGACGAAGAACTTCATTAGACCGTCGG AAGCGTCAAACACGATTGTATGAAAATGTAACAGTCATTAAAACTACATCGTCTCTGCAAGATTGTGACCTAAAAGCGTTTCACAATATTATAAAGTCTATACGAA GCGAGTTTCCGTTTAATAATCCTAGTACAAATATTGGATATGTTGTTAGCCCAATAATGGAAAATTTATATCCTGATGGTACAAGTATAAAATTAGTGGTTCATCCACAATTACCTAATAACGATGCGGATCTTGTACAACCTATCACTTTTACTTGTAAtg TGAACTGCAGTGTTGAGCatgttattttaaacgttGCCTGTTCCTTGGAAGACGAAGATACGGTGAATGTAGAAAAGTATTGTTTAAGAGTATGGGGATTAGCTGAATATCTTGCACCTAATACAACCTTAGCACAATAcgaatatatacatttatgtattaaattagaaaaagatattgagTTAGCTATAATGAACAGAGCGCAAATTAAACAATCCATTGCTCGAACG tTGCAAGATGATAATTGTGATCAATCTTTAAAACTAGAAGATATTTTACCGAATGAACCGTCGCAGCCTATTTCATAtgatacgttaattattttactgg AGACAGTAGAGAAAGAAATGGAACGCGTAGAAACTGCAGCGTTACAACTGGCAACCACAAATCAAGGCTCTACTTTATTGCCACAACTTCAACCGCACGGCGTAGTGCAAGCGGTAAAAGCAGTGTGTGCCTTAATGGGAAATATCGAGACATTCGAGATTACAGAAGCTATTGACAATTTCGTGAATGCTTGCTGCCAATTTTTGCCTCAAGCTCACACGGCCAATATAGAATGTAAAAAACCTGAGATTATACACGAAGATGGCGATTACGGTGTGGTAACTTTGAGGAAAAAGTTCCCTGATGTAATCGCGTCTCATTGTCATAAAATTCGCGATGCTATTCAGGAACTTGTCGAAACGTACTGTCATGCGTTTAAGgtcaattttcaattaaatagcAAAGGCGATTTTCCGACAA ataCATTGATTGCGACAGAAGTAATCGATACTATTTTGGTACGTGTTGGAGCTTTACACAGGTTACCATCTACTTGGAAACATGATGATTATATAGTAGCAGCTCAAATTTTTCACGGAACCAGACCTGTGGGAAATCCAGTTTTATCAGAACCAATGACAGTCAGTACGAATTTCTATCCAAGAATTCTATTTAATTCATG gTTGGAATTTCGCGGAATAAGTGTTTGTCAAGTACCACGGGAAGCCAGACTTGTGTTAGTTCTTTATGGACGCACGCTGCAGCCCGCGGAGCACGAATCTAACTCATCTGCAGAAAATGTAATGCAAAAAGAAGAACTCGGATGGGGTGCTATACAATTTTTCGATTATGATGG cGTTATGAGCCAAGGGAgtttttttctatctctttgGCCAGCCATTGCAGACAAACGATTAGGTCCGGCACCAGCACCTGGAATTCATCCGCGTGGTGATACTCATCCCATAATAGGAGTAGAATTACCCGATTATGGAGGAAAAGTATTATTTCCCAGTTCTTCGGAATTGCGAGATTATGATGTGGACTCGTTAGACTTTAATTCGTTAGATCAAAATACACAAGAATTACTAATAGATATTACGCAACAAGATACATTTTCGAG ACCGCCTATCGACGAAAGGGAAATTCTGTGGGAGAAAAGACATTATTTACACGATAGACCTGAAGCTTTACCAAAAGTATTACTAGCTGCACATAGTTGGGACTGGGCATGTCTACCGGATTTACATGCGTCACTTAGAATTTGGAGTCCACTGCCTCCTGTGCAGGCGTTACAGTTACTTTTACCGTg cTTTCCGGATATGAAAGTTAGGGAGATGGCTGTGGATTGGATTCGCGAGCTCAGTAATGACGAACTAGTCGATTATTTGCCACAATTACTTCAAGCAATGAAACACGAAACATATGAAGCATCACCTCTAACTCGATTTTTGTTAGAACGTGCCTTACTTTCACCACGAGTGGCtcattatatttattggtTGCTAAATCAAGCGCTGCCGGGACAAAGTCCCCAG aattctGCTGAAATCGCCGTGGATGATGACAAAGCTATTAGTTGTGCTCGTTATCAACGAAGATTACAATTAATGTTAAGGGCATTATTGGCAGTTATCGGAGATGCGTTAAGAAAAAGTTTCCTCACCCAACAGCTACTAGTTAAA AATCTGCACGAAGTGgctgaaaatattaaagttacaaAAGAATCGTTACGAATAGATACGCTTAAAACTGGTTTACAAAATATACACTGCCAATTAATGGAAGACAATGGAACATGCTTGCCATTGTCTCCCAGTAAACTAGTATTTGGTATAAACGTACAGACTTGTGCCTATTTCCCGTCGTTCACTCTCccgttaaaaattaactttatcaGTTGTGATAATGTTATAAGTCCAGCTATCTTtaag gTTGGCGATGATTTGCAACAGGATATGTTAACTCTTCAAATGGTACGTATTATGGACAAATTGTGGTTGAAGGAAGGTCTTGATTTGAAAATGGTAACTTTTGCCTGTGTGCCCACCGGCCACAAACGTGGAATGATAGAAATGGTGACGGATGCGGAAACATTACGGAAAATTCAAGTCGAATTTGGACTAACTGGATCATTTAAGGATCGACCGATCGCGGAGTGGTTAGCGAAGCATAATCCTTCGGAATTAGAATATGAAAGGGCGGTGGAAAATTTCACTGCTTCTTGCGCTGGGTACAGCGTCGCAACTTACATTTTAGGAATTTGTGATAGGCATAATGACAATATTATGCTAAAAACATCTGGTCATTTGTTTCACATTGATTTCGGAAAATTTCTCGGCGATGCCCAAATGTTTGGAAACTTTAAGAG AGATAGAACGCCATTCGTACTGACGTCTGATATGGCATATGTTATAAACGGTGGTGACAAGCCTTCAGCAAAGTTTCATCATTTTGTGGACTTGTGCTGCCAAGCTTTTAATATAGTGCGAAAACATGGCAATCTTATTCTTCATCTTTTCGGACTg ATGACTTCATCTGGTATACCTGGCGTGACTGTGGACGCAGTTAGTTACGTGCAGAAGGCTCTACTTCCTGGACAAACAAATCCCGAAGCAGCGGCAACCTTCGCTCGTATGATAGAAAGCTCATTGAAAAATTGGTTtacgcaatttaattttttcctgcATAACCTGGCCCAGATGAGATTTTCCGGAGATCATAGTGAAGGGGAGCTATTATCCTTTATTCCACGCACATATAC aatgcAGCAGGAAGGTGAGCTAACAAGCGTTCAGGTTCATGGATATCAAAAACGTTACGATCCGGAGAAgtattacatgtatattttacgaataCAACGAAAAGGCCAACCAGATCCAACATATTTGTTTCGATCGTATAAGGAGTTTTGtgaattttatcaaaaattgtgtATACATTTTCCACTCGCAAAAGTTACCAG tttaccCAGTGGAATTAGTGTGGGACGGTCTAATATCAAACAAGTGGCCGATAAACGACGAGCGGATATAGAAAAGTTTCTAGTAAGTCTGTTCAAAATGGCACCGGAAATATCTCAAAGCGATCTGGTATATACCTTCTTTCATCCGTTGTTGCGAGACCAAAAGAATCCCGATATTCGTTTACGTAAAGTCAAAG TTGGAAATAATTGGTGGGCTGAAAAAAGAGTTAGAGACAACATGCAAAGTGGTCAGATCAAATTGGCTCTTCATTATGTTCGCGGCACATTATCCGTTATGGTTTGTCATGCACGAGGGCTCCCAAAAGTTGCGAATGCTCAAGAGCCAAATACATACGTGAAGGTGTATCTTAAACCTGATCCTACAAAGGCGACGAAACGGAAAACCAAAGTAGTTAAGAAAAACTGTCATCCATCGTTCATGGAGATG CTGGAGTATAGAATGCCTCTAGAAGTGATTAAAGAAAGAACGCTCGAAGCAACGATATGGAACCATGATACTTTGCAAGAAAATGAATTTCTCGGTGGTATAAGTTTACCACTTGGACGTCTCGAGTTGACAAACGAAACGATTGAATGGTTTCCGTTAGGTAATGTACGATAA